The genomic stretch CTCCTCTGCAGCGGTTCGTTCGGTTTCGCGTTGCTGCAGTGTTGCAGCCATCTGGTCAAACGCGTAGCCCAGCAAGTTGAGTTCTCCAGGTCCGTTGGGCAGACCAGTACGTACGGTCAGATCGCCTTTACTCAGACGTTCGGTCGCCCCTAAGACAAGATGCACCCGACGGAGGATCAACAAATCTGCGCCAAACCACGCCATAGCTAAGACGAACGCGGCGGCCAATGCCAATCCGGCCATCGTAATGCGCAACACACGATTGGAGGCCGCAAAGGCAACTTCGGTAGGGATCCCGACACTGACATAGGAGGCTGCGCGACTCGCCGAACGCAACACGGTAAACGCATAGAGCCGCGACACGTTATCCTCGCCGATCACCTGTGCGGTGTCTTCATCAAGACTACCCGAGAGCCCTTGAATCAATTGCGCCTCTGGAGCAACTTGCCCGATCCAGTTTCCGCGTTCCGGATGGCGAGCCAACACGATGCCTTTACGATCGATCACTGTCAGTGTTGAATCAGTCGGTAAAGACAGTTTAGAAGCGAACTGATTGAGCCAGGTGAGGTCGAGAGTCGCAAATACAGCACCAAGTACTTCACCGGCAGTGTTGAACACCGGGTATGCAAAGGAAACGACAGCTTCTCCTCGCGTTGCTCTCCCTGCTTGATAGTCTCCCACGCTAAACTCACCGGTTTCGATGGCGTGTCGCGCAACGATACTCAGAGATTGATCAGCACTCAGATCTCCTTTGGCGAGTGGCGAACCACTGCATGCAGCCTCACCCCTTGATCTGATGAACCCGAGGTTGGTATAGCGACGATGTTGCCGCAAGAGGTCAGCGAGCAAGGCCTGACACTGTGCAGCTTCCTCCCCCTGCACTTCAGGCAGTCGAGCCAGGGTCACCAGTAGTTGCCGTACCCCCTCAACCAATTGTTCTTGATCTGCCGCCGCGAGTCGAGCGAGACGGAGTGCCTCTTCACGGACGTCGGATGCGGCAAGTCGACGCTCGTTCCAGTTCGTAAACACCGTCAACAGGAACGCCGGAATAACGGCGAACAAGACAAGCAACAGCAACCGAAAGCGTAGGCTCGCTGGCGAAAAGCGAGACATAAACGACTCCTCTCCAAGGATCACGGCTTCCGTGCCAAAAGAGAGCACGCGCGGAATATTCCTGGGTGCATCTACTGGCAAATGACGTAGCAAATCCCTTGACAACAGAATCGGTTGCGAACGAAAAACCTTTACTGTTTCCGCAGGAGCTGCTCGTCACGGCGATAAGCAAACGCCGTCACTTGGAGAAGAGTCAAAGTTTGGCTTCAGAAGGGCAATTGCGGGAGTATGCCAGTATCAGACAGAGAGCGAAGAACAAGGAACACGCCGATAGGCGTCATCACCAACGGAGAGAGGAACGGCAAATATGCTGCCCAGGCTCCTTCTCCATGCCAACGCTGCATAGAACTGCGTGCGGAGACCAGAAGTAAGCCAATGCTCACAAGAACCCCAGCCAACCCGATACTGAAAGCGACGATCAATAACATCCCAAAAGCAATACGTTGCAACGCAACTGCGCTCAGTAACACCACCAACGCTCCAGGACAGGGGATCATGCCGCCGGTGACGCCCAAGGTGAGTAAGGCTCCATACGAGACGTGACTGCCTACGCCATGCTCATGAGTTCCGTGATGGCGGTGAGATGAGTGCGCGTGGGCAGTATCCCTATGGTCGTGATGGTGGTGCGTATGAAGGTCATGGCCATGATGATGATCGTGGTCATGATGATGATCATGGCTATGATGATGGTGAGGAATTGCGTGACCGAGGGAACGCAGGCAGGCTTGGCGCAGCAATATCCCCCCCATACCAGCGATAAGCAGGCCAGAAACAAGATTCAGCCAAGGATAGAGTTGTTCGGGCACGATGTACTGAGAAGCAAACAGCGCGACAGCACCCAGGGCAAACACACCGATGGTGTGACTTATGGTGACAGTGAGACCGAGCAAGAGGGCATGCCAGGCGGTCCCACGTTCTCCGACCAGGTACGCGGCAACGAGCGTCTTCCCATGTCCAGGTTCAAGCGCGTGGAGCGCTCCGAATCCCATTGCCACCAAGAGAGATATAAGAATCAGACCAGGAGTCTGTTGCGGTGCGGTCACCAGTTCAGTTAACCAACTCCGCGGTGTCTGCGCATCGCGAACGGCTGTCGCATCTCCAGTTGTTACTGGCGCAGCAGATGCGACTTGAGCGCGGGCAGCCGCTGGAACGGCGAACACCAATTCAGCTCGCAGATCTTGCGGAGGAGCTTGCAAGAGGTCAGTGGCATAATTCGTCAATTGGGCGCTTTTACTCTCTTCTGCAACAGAACTACGGGTGATGGTCGCGCCATCGTACGCTCGCGCGATGATTTCTTTCCATCCGATACGTTGCGGGTAGTTATGATCTTCATACACCACCGTTCCACTCTCGGCATCAAGAGCTGCCTCATACACGACAGCAAGCCGTAAGGTTGGTAATCCACCAGCACCGGCAGGGAACGTTAGCTCACGCGAACGCGGTGAGAGGGTCAACGGGTGTGCTCCCACTCGCAACACCAGACTCTGTCGCCACTCCTCGACTTTGCGGTCTCGATATTGAATCGCCGTAGGGTCGTCAGGTTGAGCGACCATTCCGGCGTCCTGCATCTCTTGGAACGTCGGAATCTCCGCCATATCAATGACATACGACACGCGAATAGACGTGGGAAACAGCGCCACCGCAGAAAAATGATTGATGCTGAAGTTACCCATAGGATGGGCTGATCCGTGGACCGGGAACAAGAACACCGTCATGAGGATGGTAATAATATGGAGACCCAACCTAGAAGCGATCATTGTTTTTCTCCTGGGCGGCACTGGCAGCGGGTTTCCCGCGCAGAGTGGCAAGGGTAAGCATCGCAAGATCCGCTTGCAGCGGATGAAAGCGTGGATTCAATCGTAGCGCCCGTTGCAAGTACGTTTGCGCCTCCACTCGTTTCCCTAATCGTTGATAAATCATCCCTGCGTGGAAAAAGAGACGCGCATCTTGTGTCCCCAATCGTAAAGCGCGCTGCATCGCCTCCTGCGCTTCTGGTAACTTGTTGTTCTTATACAGTGCCCATGCCAGCACGTCATAGGTATAAATGTCTCGGCGAACTTCGAGTTCTTTCTGTGCCAGTGCCAACGCCTTAGTCAGCTGTTGATCATGGTCCGCATAGAAGAGTGCGAGTTCACGGTTGTACAGC from Deltaproteobacteria bacterium encodes the following:
- a CDS encoding HAMP domain-containing protein: MSRFSPASLRFRLLLLVLFAVIPAFLLTVFTNWNERRLAASDVREEALRLARLAAADQEQLVEGVRQLLVTLARLPEVQGEEAAQCQALLADLLRQHRRYTNLGFIRSRGEAACSGSPLAKGDLSADQSLSIVARHAIETGEFSVGDYQAGRATRGEAVVSFAYPVFNTAGEVLGAVFATLDLTWLNQFASKLSLPTDSTLTVIDRKGIVLARHPERGNWIGQVAPEAQLIQGLSGSLDEDTAQVIGEDNVSRLYAFTVLRSASRAASYVSVGIPTEVAFAASNRVLRITMAGLALAAAFVLAMAWFGADLLILRRVHLVLGATERLSKGDLTVRTGLPNGPGELNLLGYAFDQMAATLQQRETERTAAEEEIRTLNTDLERRVKERTTQLEVANKELEAFSYSVSHDLRAPLRGMAGFARILMEDYAEQLPDDAVRSLKRIQDNAQKMGTLIDDLLAFSRLSRQALNKQPIAPGAMARQILDELQGDQEGRKLDIVIGDMPQFNGDPALFKQVYVNLLTNALKFTRKRDPGRIEIGCQRIDGTDAYFVKDNGVGFDMRFSNKLFGVFQRLHDAKEYEGTGVGLAWCKDASRCLLKVDLLFFR